The Cellulophaga sp. L1A9 genome window below encodes:
- the metH gene encoding methionine synthase encodes MIEESKQPSTNNRQPKRYLKLSGLEPLVLSENTNFVNVGERTNVAGSKKFLRLIKEEKFEEALSVARDQVDGGAQIIDINMDDGLIDGKEAMVKFLNLVIAEPDISRVPIMIDSSKWEIIEAGLQVVQGKCVVNSISLKEGEEQFKHHAKLIKRYGAAVIVMAFDETGQADNYERRLEISKRSYDILVNEVNFAPEDIIFDLNIFPVATGMDEHKLNAIDFIKATKWVRENLPHCSVSGGVSNVSFSFRGNDPVREAMHSVFLYHAIQAGMNMGIVNPSLLGVYDDIPKDLLERVEDVILNKRDDATERLLDFAETVVGTAKESKVDLSWREEPLQNRITRALVKGIDQYILEDIEEARVAADKPIEVIEGNLMTGMNVVGDLFGSGKMFLPQVVKSARVMKKAVAYLLPYIEEEKLLNPQEGDDKGAGKILMATVKGDVHDIGKNIVSVVLACNNYEIVDLGVMVPPEKIINAAIEHDVDIIGLSGLITPSLDEMVFLAKEMERQNFKVPLLIGGATTSKAHTAVKIDTQYSQAVVHVNDASRAVTVVGDLLKKETASNYKQDIKLDYESFRDKFLSRTKKKEYKTIAQARENKFQIAWETAKITKPNQLGIQVFEEVALEKLEPFIDWSPFFRGWELHGKYPDILTDDVVGEQAVELFADAQKMLKKIFSEKRLTAKGIFGLFPVNSINDDDIEVVSSSPSEEMPEAQRRIFRTLRQQLKRREGVPDYALADFIAPKDSGIQDYMGCFCVSTGFGADEMADAYKDNLDDYNSILVKALADRLAEAYAEYLHKEVRIKHWGYASDETLSNEDLINETYKGIRPAPGYPACPDHLEKLTIWELLDVENKIGVKLTESLAMWPASSVSGYYFANPEARYFGLGKIKEDQVADFAKRKGIPLEDASRWLATNIADD; translated from the coding sequence ATGATAGAAGAGAGCAAACAACCATCAACTAACAATCGACAACCAAAACGGTACCTGAAGCTTTCAGGTTTAGAGCCTTTAGTGCTTTCGGAAAATACAAATTTTGTAAATGTTGGTGAGCGTACAAACGTAGCAGGTTCAAAAAAATTCCTTCGATTAATTAAAGAGGAGAAATTTGAAGAGGCTTTAAGTGTGGCTCGTGATCAGGTAGATGGTGGTGCGCAGATCATTGATATTAATATGGATGACGGACTTATCGATGGTAAAGAAGCCATGGTTAAGTTTTTAAATTTAGTGATAGCAGAGCCAGATATTTCTAGAGTGCCTATCATGATTGATAGCTCTAAATGGGAGATTATTGAGGCGGGTTTACAAGTAGTACAAGGTAAATGTGTGGTGAACTCCATTAGTCTTAAAGAAGGAGAAGAGCAGTTTAAACATCATGCAAAATTAATTAAGCGGTATGGTGCCGCAGTTATCGTCATGGCTTTTGATGAAACTGGTCAGGCAGATAACTACGAACGCAGATTAGAGATTTCAAAACGTTCTTATGATATTCTGGTAAATGAAGTAAATTTCGCGCCTGAAGATATCATTTTCGATTTAAATATATTTCCCGTAGCCACAGGAATGGATGAGCATAAATTGAATGCTATCGATTTTATAAAGGCTACAAAATGGGTGCGAGAAAACCTGCCTCATTGTAGTGTGAGTGGTGGGGTAAGTAACGTTTCCTTTAGTTTTAGAGGTAACGATCCTGTTCGTGAAGCTATGCACTCGGTGTTTTTATACCATGCGATCCAGGCAGGGATGAATATGGGGATTGTAAATCCTAGTTTATTGGGTGTTTATGATGATATCCCTAAAGATCTATTAGAACGGGTAGAAGATGTTATTCTTAATAAAAGAGATGATGCTACAGAGCGGCTTTTAGATTTTGCAGAAACCGTAGTAGGTACGGCAAAAGAAAGTAAAGTAGATTTATCTTGGAGGGAAGAACCTTTGCAAAATAGAATTACGCGTGCTTTGGTAAAAGGTATTGATCAATATATTCTTGAAGATATAGAAGAAGCTCGTGTAGCTGCCGATAAGCCTATTGAGGTTATTGAAGGAAATTTAATGACAGGAATGAATGTTGTTGGAGATTTATTCGGGAGCGGAAAAATGTTTTTACCACAAGTAGTAAAATCTGCCCGAGTAATGAAAAAAGCAGTGGCTTATTTACTGCCGTATATTGAAGAAGAAAAACTACTAAACCCGCAAGAGGGAGACGATAAAGGAGCTGGAAAAATATTAATGGCCACCGTAAAAGGAGATGTTCATGATATTGGAAAAAATATTGTAAGTGTAGTTCTAGCCTGCAATAATTACGAGATTGTTGATTTGGGGGTTATGGTGCCGCCAGAAAAAATTATCAATGCAGCTATAGAACATGATGTTGATATTATTGGTTTAAGCGGATTGATAACTCCGTCTTTAGATGAAATGGTTTTTCTAGCGAAAGAAATGGAACGCCAAAATTTTAAAGTGCCTTTATTAATTGGTGGAGCAACAACGAGTAAGGCCCATACTGCAGTAAAAATAGATACGCAATATAGCCAAGCAGTGGTTCATGTAAACGATGCTTCTAGAGCAGTTACGGTTGTAGGAGATTTATTGAAGAAAGAAACAGCATCTAATTATAAACAAGATATAAAACTTGATTACGAATCATTCAGAGATAAGTTTTTAAGCAGAACAAAAAAGAAAGAATATAAAACCATAGCTCAGGCCCGTGAAAATAAGTTTCAAATAGCATGGGAGACTGCTAAAATCACAAAGCCTAATCAATTGGGAATTCAGGTTTTTGAAGAAGTAGCGTTAGAGAAATTAGAACCTTTTATAGATTGGTCTCCATTTTTTAGAGGATGGGAACTGCATGGTAAGTACCCAGATATATTAACAGATGATGTGGTAGGTGAACAAGCAGTAGAGCTTTTTGCAGATGCTCAGAAGATGTTGAAAAAAATATTCTCAGAAAAACGCCTAACAGCAAAAGGTATCTTCGGATTATTTCCTGTTAATTCTATCAACGATGATGATATTGAAGTTGTTTCTTCTTCTCCTTCGGAGGAGATGCCCGAAGCGCAGAGGAGGATTTTTAGAACCCTTCGTCAGCAATTAAAACGAAGAGAAGGGGTGCCTGATTATGCTTTGGCCGATTTTATAGCCCCTAAAGATTCAGGAATACAAGATTATATGGGTTGCTTTTGTGTAAGCACAGGTTTTGGAGCTGATGAAATGGCAGATGCCTATAAAGATAACCTAGACGATTATAATTCCATTTTGGTAAAAGCATTAGCAGATCGTTTGGCAGAAGCCTATGCGGAATACTTGCATAAAGAAGTGCGAATAAAACATTGGGGTTATGCCTCAGATGAAACTTTAAGTAACGAAGATTTAATTAATGAAACTTACAAAGGGATTCGTCCTGCTCCTGGGTATCCTGCTTGTCCAGATCACTTAGAGAAATTAACCATTTGGGAATTGCTTGATGTGGAAAATAAAATAGGAGTAAAATTAACGGAGAGTTTAGCTATGTGGCCAGCATCAAGCGTTAGTGGTTATTATTTTGCTAATCCTGAAGCACGTTATTTTGGCCTTGGAAAAATAAAAGAAGACCAAGTGGCAGATTTCGCGAAAAGGAAGGGAATTCCTTTAGAAGATGCTTCACGTTGGTTGGCAACAAATATAGCAGACGATTAG
- the metF gene encoding methylenetetrahydrofolate reductase [NAD(P)H], translated as MKVTDHIKNAKGNTLFSFEIVPPVKGNSIQELYANIEPLMEFNPPFIDVTTSREEYIYVDKAGLYDKKITRMRPGTVGICASIKHKFDVDTIPHVICGGFTKAETEYMLIDCHYLGIDNVMALRGDAMKEEKYFKPTEDGNCFASELVSQIQNLNQGRYLHDDVQGEDRSNFCIGVAGYPEKHLEAPSFKSDLIRLKQKVDAGADYVVTQMFFDNQKYFQFVEAAREIGINVPIIPGIKPIAVKRHLQLLPQIFSLDLPHDLVEAVEACKNNAEVRQVGVEWAIQQSKELKAAGIPVLHYYSMGKSNNIRAIAKEVF; from the coding sequence ATGAAAGTAACAGACCACATAAAAAATGCCAAAGGAAACACCTTGTTTTCATTCGAAATTGTTCCACCAGTAAAAGGGAATAGTATTCAAGAATTATATGCTAATATTGAGCCTTTGATGGAATTTAATCCTCCATTTATTGATGTGACCACCTCAAGGGAAGAATATATTTATGTGGATAAAGCCGGACTTTACGATAAGAAAATTACACGTATGCGACCGGGTACAGTTGGTATTTGTGCGTCTATAAAACATAAGTTTGATGTAGATACTATTCCGCATGTAATTTGTGGCGGTTTTACCAAAGCAGAAACGGAGTATATGTTAATTGATTGTCATTATTTAGGGATTGATAATGTGATGGCCTTGCGTGGTGATGCCATGAAAGAGGAGAAATATTTTAAGCCTACGGAAGACGGAAATTGCTTTGCTTCAGAACTGGTAAGTCAGATCCAGAACCTAAACCAAGGACGGTACCTTCATGATGATGTGCAGGGAGAAGACAGGTCTAATTTTTGTATTGGTGTTGCAGGATATCCAGAGAAGCATCTAGAGGCTCCATCTTTTAAATCGGATTTAATTAGATTAAAACAAAAGGTAGATGCTGGTGCAGATTATGTAGTAACACAAATGTTTTTTGATAATCAGAAGTACTTTCAATTTGTAGAAGCGGCAAGAGAAATTGGGATCAACGTACCTATTATTCCAGGGATTAAACCAATAGCTGTGAAGCGTCATTTGCAATTATTGCCACAAATATTCAGTTTAGATTTACCACACGATTTAGTAGAGGCTGTTGAAGCTTGTAAAAATAATGCTGAGGTAAGACAAGTTGGAGTGGAATGGGCAATTCAACAATCAAAAGAATTAAAAGCTGCTGGGATTCCTGTTTTGCATTATTATTCTATGGGAAAATCTAATAATATAAGAGCGATAGCAAAAGAAGTTTTTTAA
- a CDS encoding homocysteine S-methyltransferase family protein → MKNIKEILKERILVLDGAMGTMLQRHKFTEEDFRGERFKDWEHPLQGNNDLLSLTQPEAIADVHRQYFAAGADIVETNTFSSTTIAMADYYMEDLVYELNYESAKIAKQVADEFTAKEPHKPRFVVGSIGPTNKTASMSPDVNDPGYRAVSFDELRIAYKQQVEALIDGGSDLLMVETIFDTLNAKAALFAIEEVKDERGIDIPIMVSGTITDASGRTLSGQTAEAFLISISHIPILSVGFNCALGASQLVPHLEVLSAKTGFAVSAHPNAGLPNAFGEYDETPAQMASQIKEYVEKNLVNIVGGCCGTTPEHISAIANVVKDIKPRIVAGQ, encoded by the coding sequence ATGAAGAACATAAAAGAGATACTTAAAGAGAGAATCTTAGTGCTAGATGGAGCTATGGGGACTATGCTTCAGCGTCATAAATTCACAGAAGAAGATTTTAGAGGGGAGCGTTTTAAAGATTGGGAACACCCATTACAGGGTAATAATGATTTGTTGTCATTAACGCAACCAGAAGCAATTGCAGATGTTCACCGCCAATATTTTGCCGCAGGAGCAGATATTGTTGAAACCAATACATTCTCGAGTACAACAATCGCCATGGCAGATTATTATATGGAAGACTTGGTGTATGAATTAAATTATGAATCTGCAAAGATTGCAAAGCAAGTAGCTGATGAGTTTACAGCAAAAGAGCCACATAAGCCTCGTTTTGTAGTAGGCAGTATTGGACCAACAAACAAAACGGCAAGTATGTCTCCAGATGTAAACGATCCAGGATATAGAGCGGTATCATTTGATGAATTAAGAATAGCGTACAAGCAACAGGTTGAGGCTTTGATTGATGGTGGTTCTGATTTACTAATGGTAGAAACCATTTTTGATACCCTAAATGCGAAAGCAGCCCTATTTGCAATTGAAGAAGTGAAAGATGAACGCGGTATTGATATTCCTATCATGGTCAGTGGTACTATTACAGATGCCTCTGGTAGAACTTTATCAGGCCAAACAGCAGAAGCTTTTTTAATTTCTATTTCACATATTCCAATTTTATCAGTAGGCTTTAATTGTGCTTTAGGAGCCAGTCAGCTTGTGCCACATTTAGAAGTGTTATCTGCTAAAACAGGTTTTGCGGTATCTGCACATCCAAATGCAGGTTTGCCGAATGCTTTTGGTGAGTATGATGAAACGCCAGCGCAAATGGCCTCGCAAATAAAAGAATATGTAGAAAAGAACCTAGTAAATATAGTTGGGGGTTGTTGTGGTACCACACCCGAACATATTTCTGCTATTGCTAATGTAGTGAAAGATATAAAACCTAGAATTGTTGCAGGTCAATAA
- a CDS encoding NAD(P)/FAD-dependent oxidoreductase produces MIKTDILIIGAGPTGLFTVFEAGLLKLKCHLIDALPQTGGQCSEIYPKKPIYDIPAFPEILAGTLVDNLMEQIKPFEAGYTLGERAETLDKQEDGSFIVTTNKGTKHHAPVVVIAGGLGSFEPRKPLIPNIIDFEDKGVNYFIKDPEVYRGKKVVIAGGGDSALDWAIFLADVASEVSLVHRRNEFRGALDSVEKASELAKLGKIKLFTEAEVIGVAGDGKIESVIIKHNDKEKGETNLEVDNFIPLFGLSPKLGPIGDWGLEIHKNAIKVNNAKDYQTNIPGVFAIGDVNTYEGKLKLILSGFHEAAVMCQFAYQIVNPGKRYVMKYTTVGGVEGFDGTKKEAKKEVIQSIS; encoded by the coding sequence ATGATAAAAACAGATATTTTAATTATTGGAGCAGGACCTACAGGCTTGTTCACCGTTTTTGAAGCAGGATTATTAAAATTAAAATGCCATTTAATTGATGCATTGCCACAAACAGGCGGGCAGTGTTCAGAGATATATCCAAAGAAACCAATTTACGATATTCCAGCTTTTCCAGAAATTTTAGCAGGAACATTGGTAGATAATCTTATGGAGCAAATTAAACCTTTTGAGGCGGGTTATACGCTAGGTGAACGTGCAGAAACCTTAGATAAGCAAGAAGATGGTTCTTTTATTGTAACCACGAACAAAGGTACGAAGCACCATGCCCCTGTAGTAGTTATTGCGGGTGGTTTAGGTTCTTTTGAACCAAGGAAGCCTTTGATTCCAAATATTATCGACTTTGAAGATAAAGGAGTAAATTACTTTATTAAAGATCCAGAAGTATATCGTGGTAAAAAGGTAGTGATTGCTGGCGGTGGAGATTCTGCTTTAGATTGGGCTATTTTCTTAGCAGATGTTGCATCAGAAGTTTCTTTAGTACACAGAAGAAATGAATTTAGAGGTGCGTTAGATTCAGTAGAAAAAGCATCAGAATTAGCAAAGCTTGGTAAAATTAAATTATTTACAGAAGCTGAGGTTATTGGTGTTGCTGGAGATGGTAAAATTGAATCTGTAATAATCAAACATAACGATAAGGAAAAAGGAGAAACCAATTTAGAGGTAGATAATTTTATTCCATTATTTGGTCTTTCTCCAAAATTAGGTCCTATAGGCGATTGGGGCTTGGAAATTCATAAAAATGCAATCAAAGTAAATAACGCTAAAGATTATCAAACAAATATCCCAGGAGTTTTTGCTATTGGCGATGTAAACACCTACGAAGGTAAATTGAAATTAATTCTTTCAGGATTCCATGAGGCAGCTGTTATGTGTCAATTCGCATATCAAATTGTCAATCCAGGAAAACGTTATGTCATGAAATATACTACTGTTGGTGGTGTAGAAGGATTTGACGGTACTAAAAAAGAAGCCAAAAAAGAAGTGATACAAAGTATCTCTTAA